AGACGCCCACCGGGGCGTCGTCGTAGAGGGCGGCGGCCTCCTGCGCGAACAGGTTGCGGGCCGCGAAGCGGTCGACGTCGGGCGCGATCAGCCCCTCGTCGAACAGCTTCTTGTACCACTCGACGGCCTTCACCGAGGCCTCGTCGCCGATCTCGACGGAGTCGCCCTCGACGAGCGGCGAGCCGAAGGTCTGCATCCACATGAGGATGTCCTTGAGCTGAGCGGCGGCGGTCGCGGCGGCGTACGGCGTCACGCCGATGCCCTTGAGCGCGCGCAGCCCCTCCTCGAACTCCTCGATCGACGCCGGCTCGAGCGACGCGCCCGCGCGGTCGAACAGCTCGGCGTTGCCGATGAGGCCGATCGCGCCGATCGTCCAGGGCAGGCCGTACTGCACGTCGTCGAGGCGGCCCGCGGCGAGGGCGGCGTCGGTGTAGCCGCGCCCCTCGGCGAGCGGCCCGAGGTCCGCCAGCTTGCCGAGGGCGGCGAGGGCGGCCAGCCAGGCGACGTCGACCTGCACGGCGCCGGCGAACTGTCCGCCGCGCACCTGCAGCGTGAGCTGGTTGAGGTACTCGTTGTACGGGAAGGTGACCGTCTCGACGGAGACGCCCTTGTCCCCGGCGAACGCGTCGATCGCCGCCTGGACGGTCGCCTTGGGGGCCTCCTCCGAGAGGCTCCACGAGGCGAACGAGAAGTCGGTGGCCTCGCCGCCGACGTCGGGGGTGCCCGCGCCGCCGGTGGCGGGGCCGGTCGTGGAGCAGCCCGCGATCGCGAACAGCGATGCGCTGCCGAGGCCGATCGCCGAGAACCGCAGAAGGTCCCGGCGCGTGAGGTGGTGGGTCATGATTCTCCTTCGAATCGGGGTGTCGAGTGAACGGCTGTCAGCCCTTGATGGCGCCGGCGGTGATCCCGCCGACGAGGTACCGCTGCAGGAACATGAACGCGGCGGCCACGGGGATCGAGACCAGGAGCGAGGCCGCCATGAGCTCCGGCCAGGCCGTATTGGCCTCGCTGATGTAGGTGTTGACGAGGCCGGGCGGCAGCGTCATGTACTCGGGGCCGGCGAGCGTGAGGGCGAAGATGAAGTCGTTCCAGCCGCGGACGAAGGCGAACAGGCCGCTGGCCACGAGGCCCGGCGCCGCCAGCGGCATGATCACGGAGTGGAAGATGCGCCACGGCCCGGCGCCGTCGATGCGGGCGGCCTCGATGAGGTCGTCGGGCAGCGCGTCGAAGAAGCCCTTCAGCATCCACACGCAGAGGGGCAGCGTGAAGGTCGTGAACGAGACGATCAGCGCCACGTAGCTGTTCAGCAGCCCGAACTGGGCGAACACGAGGTAGAGGGTGATGAGCAGCAGCGCCTGCGGGAACATCTGGCTCGACAGCACGAAGTACATCAGCGACGTGCGGCCGCGGAAGCGGTACTTCGAGAAGGCGTAGCCCATGTACATCGACACCACGACCGACAGCACGGCCGTGATCACCGACACGAT
This genomic interval from Microbacterium sediminis contains the following:
- a CDS encoding sugar ABC transporter substrate-binding protein, producing the protein MTHHLTRRDLLRFSAIGLGSASLFAIAGCSTTGPATGGAGTPDVGGEATDFSFASWSLSEEAPKATVQAAIDAFAGDKGVSVETVTFPYNEYLNQLTLQVRGGQFAGAVQVDVAWLAALAALGKLADLGPLAEGRGYTDAALAAGRLDDVQYGLPWTIGAIGLIGNAELFDRAGASLEPASIEEFEEGLRALKGIGVTPYAAATAAAQLKDILMWMQTFGSPLVEGDSVEIGDEASVKAVEWYKKLFDEGLIAPDVDRFAARNLFAQEAAALYDDAPVGVSAVRSAATDPAIVDKMVPIARPVARTGDAPVATLWGHAVCVVSGDGEGTAAEFAQWLTSDDEQTAAYFEALSLPPATESGLQSEAVGADRFNSEFAERITATATKNPFWGYVNYAQMETAIAENVQAVLIGDASPADALAEAKSTIAGML
- a CDS encoding carbohydrate ABC transporter permease, which codes for MTITAAEPVTTHAIVTGSPAPSRRRRPLRPRWALWITLVVIGLFAFAPVYWLLATSLTPNSAVFTFPAPLFPTEMTWEHYADVFQRSELFRYLRNSIIVSVITAVLSVVVSMYMGYAFSKYRFRGRTSLMYFVLSSQMFPQALLLITLYLVFAQFGLLNSYVALIVSFTTFTLPLCVWMLKGFFDALPDDLIEAARIDGAGPWRIFHSVIMPLAAPGLVASGLFAFVRGWNDFIFALTLAGPEYMTLPPGLVNTYISEANTAWPELMAASLLVSIPVAAAFMFLQRYLVGGITAGAIKG